A single region of the Cyanobacteria bacterium FACHB-DQ100 genome encodes:
- a CDS encoding phosphorylase has product MVSVILVPQGAEYQAVYQGVRSRINPPEVIPISAGEAAVRRIDRTFDAAEILLMGLCGSLSPHFDVGTIALYRACVNDSGQVKACDRALTQRLQAQFQISPVLGFTSDRVICSASEKRDLGKTYGAEVVDMEGFPVLSQCPVAMLRVVSDDLRGDLPDLSGVIDANGKIQAVLMAKAMIRKPIAAGRLIRGSLTGLRKLRQLAAELPCS; this is encoded by the coding sequence ATGGTCTCCGTCATTCTCGTCCCTCAAGGTGCAGAATATCAAGCCGTTTATCAGGGCGTTCGGTCGAGGATAAATCCACCAGAAGTGATACCTATTTCGGCCGGTGAAGCCGCTGTGCGGCGAATTGATCGCACTTTTGATGCCGCTGAAATCCTACTGATGGGACTGTGCGGCAGTTTATCGCCTCACTTTGACGTGGGCACGATCGCGCTGTATCGTGCCTGTGTGAACGATTCAGGACAGGTAAAAGCGTGCGATCGCGCTTTAACTCAACGACTTCAAGCCCAGTTTCAGATTTCCCCGGTTTTGGGATTCACCAGCGATCGCGTAATTTGCTCGGCGAGCGAAAAACGCGATTTAGGCAAAACCTATGGTGCAGAAGTCGTCGATATGGAAGGATTCCCAGTTTTGTCTCAGTGTCCGGTGGCGATGCTGCGGGTTGTGAGCGATGATCTGCGGGGAGATTTACCGGATCTCAGCGGTGTGATTGATGCTAACGGTAAGATTCAAGCGGTGCTGATGGCGAAAGCGATGATCCGAAAACCGATCGCCGCAGGTCGGTTAATTCGAGGATCGCTGACCGGATTGCGAAAATTGCGCCAACTTGCAGCGGAGCTACCTTGTTCATGA
- a CDS encoding peptidoglycan DD-metalloendopeptidase family protein, translated as MKRAVPQDLNSVPFSVLGSETTEGHPRQTPEVNRTVRTSAAMLGLAFSVGAYGLAAPRQAEAATPTEPATSDLTPSTATSADAPRVSEPAGAATVTHTVQEGQTLWKIAELYGIEVAKLANLNGLQTTTVLSVGQTLQVPAANQTALRATPIQSMPDLKAVPVIPPQANASQGVSSTVVKRKQTALAELKQNRDRLKQSLAELKSEEPSKSESSSKVVATLPQSTNPSVVTYRVNPGETLSSIAQAHGISARDLANLNQLTNPNFVQANQFIKVPQKMAQAQPATVAESQAPSVSQVQVPTVPSLASAQNPINPSVPLAVGGAARQVALTPSRSHSPEIQAVDVRRNDDQYVNTLMSEISRLRERYQSREAKREAPKASNAGASSRRVNPQFKSASQGGAASLGQTRLERMLADAPKPKSQVVATAPLGSESYTPILRSPVGKTVSPNLPPLGRSDAYMPGDRFKGYMWPAKGVLSSPYGWRWGRMHKGIDIAAPVGTPIVAAASGKVITAGWNDGGYGNLVEVEHADGSVTLYAHNNRILVRVGQQVRQGQQIAEMGSTGFSTGPHSHFEVHLPGRGAVNPVALLPQSRS; from the coding sequence TTGAAACGAGCAGTTCCGCAAGACTTAAACTCGGTTCCTTTCAGCGTACTCGGCTCCGAGACGACTGAAGGACACCCCCGGCAGACCCCAGAGGTCAATCGAACCGTTCGTACCTCTGCTGCCATGCTTGGTCTCGCTTTCTCAGTCGGCGCTTATGGTTTAGCCGCTCCGCGTCAAGCAGAAGCTGCAACCCCCACTGAACCTGCGACATCCGACTTGACTCCCAGCACTGCTACCTCGGCGGATGCACCCAGGGTGTCTGAACCTGCTGGTGCTGCCACAGTGACTCATACCGTTCAAGAGGGACAAACGCTGTGGAAAATTGCAGAGCTTTATGGCATTGAAGTCGCGAAGCTGGCAAACCTGAATGGGCTGCAAACCACTACTGTTCTGTCGGTCGGTCAAACTTTGCAGGTTCCTGCTGCAAATCAAACAGCGCTCCGGGCAACGCCAATTCAGTCCATGCCCGACCTTAAGGCTGTTCCAGTCATTCCACCGCAAGCAAACGCTTCTCAAGGCGTTTCCTCAACGGTTGTTAAGCGCAAGCAAACTGCACTTGCAGAATTGAAGCAGAACCGCGATCGATTGAAGCAGAGTCTGGCGGAGTTAAAGTCTGAGGAGCCTTCTAAGTCTGAATCTAGCTCGAAAGTCGTAGCGACCCTACCGCAATCGACGAATCCTAGTGTGGTCACGTACCGAGTGAATCCGGGTGAAACCCTTTCTTCGATCGCACAAGCACACGGCATTTCGGCTCGCGATCTGGCTAATCTGAACCAACTCACCAACCCCAATTTCGTCCAGGCAAACCAATTTATTAAAGTGCCTCAGAAAATGGCACAGGCACAGCCTGCTACTGTAGCTGAATCCCAAGCTCCCAGCGTGTCGCAGGTTCAAGTGCCGACAGTTCCGAGTCTTGCCTCGGCTCAAAATCCGATCAATCCCAGCGTTCCGTTGGCAGTGGGTGGTGCTGCTCGTCAAGTTGCCCTGACTCCATCGCGGAGCCACTCCCCAGAAATACAAGCCGTTGATGTTCGGCGAAATGATGACCAGTATGTCAATACTCTGATGTCTGAAATTTCGCGACTGCGGGAACGTTATCAATCTCGGGAAGCCAAACGTGAGGCTCCTAAAGCTTCTAATGCTGGTGCTTCGTCTCGTCGAGTCAATCCGCAATTCAAATCTGCTAGCCAGGGTGGTGCAGCGTCTTTGGGTCAGACTCGGCTGGAGCGCATGTTAGCAGATGCACCCAAGCCAAAGTCTCAAGTTGTGGCAACTGCACCGCTGGGATCAGAATCCTACACCCCTATTCTGCGCTCTCCTGTCGGAAAGACGGTTTCACCCAATCTTCCCCCATTAGGTCGATCGGATGCGTATATGCCGGGCGATCGCTTTAAGGGCTATATGTGGCCCGCTAAAGGTGTGCTGAGTTCTCCCTACGGTTGGCGTTGGGGACGGATGCACAAGGGAATTGATATTGCGGCTCCGGTTGGTACTCCGATCGTCGCAGCAGCCTCCGGTAAAGTGATTACTGCCGGTTGGAATGATGGCGGCTATGGCAACCTGGTTGAAGTCGAACATGCAGATGGTAGCGTTACGCTCTACGCTCATAACAACCGGATTCTTGTCCGCGTTGGTCAGCAAGTTCGCCAGGGTCAGCAAATTGCTGAGATGGGCAGTACAGGCTTTAGCACAGGCCCACACTCACATTTTGAGGTGCATTTACCGGGTCGAGGAGCCGTAAATCCGGTTGCATTACTGCCCCAGTCTCGCAGCTAA
- a CDS encoding inorganic phosphate transporter, which produces MNAQLILVLSSGLAFYLAWNLGANDVANSMGTSVGSKAVTLKQALMIAGILEFTGAVLFGSNVSQTLITGVLDPKQFTPQILLIGMIAVLIAAGVWMNVATLFGFPVSSSHATVGAIAGVGSLAFGLDAVNWNTIGIISITWIITPVVSSLIAAAFYSVIKRWILDQPNAIAQLQEWIPWISAVLIGVFGVIVFPAIAQPIQSLINSPIQNIALVLSAISISALSISALQNLQTVESTIGRFQVVSACFVAFAHGSNDVGNAIAPFAAIVSVLQSGSVPTADFQIPLWTLVLGGVGIVAGLAVLGKRVISTIGEGIISLQPSGGLCAELATATTILVASRFGLPVSTSHALVGGVVGVGLVQGLKSIQFQTIRSIVLTWLITIPVSAILSGILFLILRSIFVA; this is translated from the coding sequence ATGAACGCTCAACTGATATTAGTTCTCTCTAGCGGTCTCGCGTTTTACCTCGCGTGGAATTTGGGCGCGAATGATGTCGCAAATTCGATGGGAACTTCCGTCGGCTCGAAAGCGGTCACACTAAAGCAAGCCTTGATGATTGCTGGAATCTTAGAGTTTACAGGTGCGGTTTTATTCGGCAGCAATGTTTCTCAAACCCTGATTACAGGCGTTCTTGACCCTAAGCAATTTACGCCGCAGATTTTACTCATCGGCATGATTGCGGTTCTTATTGCGGCAGGAGTTTGGATGAATGTGGCGACGCTGTTTGGCTTTCCGGTGTCGTCGTCTCATGCCACCGTTGGCGCGATCGCGGGAGTGGGTTCTTTAGCATTCGGACTGGATGCCGTCAATTGGAATACGATCGGAATCATTTCAATTACCTGGATCATTACTCCAGTGGTCAGCAGTCTGATTGCAGCAGCATTCTACAGTGTGATCAAGCGGTGGATTCTCGATCAGCCGAATGCGATCGCACAATTACAAGAATGGATTCCCTGGATCAGTGCCGTATTGATTGGAGTTTTTGGTGTGATTGTGTTTCCAGCGATCGCGCAACCGATTCAAAGTCTGATTAATTCACCTATTCAAAATATTGCTTTAGTTCTAAGTGCAATCTCAATTAGTGCTTTATCGATCTCAGCATTACAAAATCTGCAAACGGTAGAATCTACGATTGGAAGATTTCAGGTTGTGAGCGCGTGTTTTGTGGCGTTTGCTCACGGCTCGAATGATGTCGGAAACGCGATCGCACCCTTTGCTGCGATCGTTTCTGTGCTGCAATCGGGCAGCGTTCCGACAGCCGACTTTCAAATTCCGCTCTGGACGCTGGTTTTAGGCGGAGTAGGGATTGTGGCAGGCTTAGCGGTTTTGGGTAAGCGGGTAATTTCAACGATCGGGGAAGGCATCATTTCACTCCAGCCTAGCGGCGGACTCTGTGCCGAACTCGCGACCGCAACCACAATTTTGGTTGCGTCTCGGTTTGGTTTACCCGTTTCGACTTCTCATGCGCTGGTTGGCGGTGTAGTCGGCGTAGGACTGGTGCAAGGCTTGAAATCAATTCAATTCCAGACGATTCGGTCGATCGTTCTCACCTGGCTGATCACAATTCCAGTTTCGGCAATCTTGAGCGGGATTCTGTTTTTGATTTTGCGATCGATCTTTGTGGCTTGA
- a CDS encoding tRNA (cytidine(34)-2'-O)-methyltransferase has protein sequence MPKVVLVHPQIPPNTGNIARTCAATQTDLHLVAPLGFEISDRYLKRAGLDYWKYVSLTVHTSIADFQACSQSQGGRWIGFSAKATQNYTQIEYRDDDWLLFGSETNGLPDEVMQACPILAYIPISQPGVRGFNLSVSAAIGLFEARRQLGYLT, from the coding sequence ATGCCAAAAGTTGTTCTCGTTCATCCTCAAATTCCTCCAAACACAGGGAATATCGCTCGCACTTGCGCTGCAACTCAAACCGATCTGCATCTTGTAGCACCCCTTGGCTTTGAAATCAGCGATCGCTATCTCAAACGCGCTGGCCTCGACTACTGGAAATACGTCTCGTTGACTGTTCACACCTCGATCGCAGACTTCCAAGCCTGCTCGCAGAGTCAGGGTGGGCGCTGGATTGGCTTTAGCGCCAAAGCGACTCAGAATTACACTCAAATCGAGTACCGCGATGATGACTGGCTACTGTTCGGCAGCGAAACCAACGGACTTCCTGACGAAGTGATGCAAGCTTGCCCGATATTGGCTTATATTCCCATCAGCCAACCTGGTGTTCGTGGCTTCAACCTCTCCGTCAGCGCCGCAATTGGGCTATTTGAAGCTCGCCGCCAACTTGGATATCTAACCTAA
- a CDS encoding efflux RND transporter permease subunit: protein MDLPTPVPKSRERFNISRLAIAKPVLTICVWLFITVAGLFAFSSLKYALFPDVTFPVVVVNAEAPLTVTTETEKQVTQPIEQTLRSLSGLTEIRSSTYPNQTAVSLSFAVGTSLETSSQTVEAAMKSIALPKDTKYTVTALNLNESAAVSYAIESTSRNLQDLATLTSDQIVPQLTKIPGVLKVNVLGSGGTQPGATLTRFNGNDAIAIQVIKRGDANTLEVVDAVEQEISKLRNNLTNVKLTLAATQAEYIEKATHSTIEALIEAIVLSIVVIFPFLRSWKATLISALAIPISLLGTFIVMAFFGFNLETITLLALALVIGSVVDDAIVDVENISRHIEDGATPRQAALHATNEIGLTVTAATFTAVAVFLPIGLMGGVIGQFFKPFGITVSAAMIMSLLVARTLSPVLSIYLLRKRPGQPRTQTSMIWVRFNEAYRRLLQWSLRHRAIVVGIALASFAAGIAIIPLIPQGFIPKLDRGEFNVRYTAPLPQIPSQEQIAALVAAGGQVPQINPLQDSLNVAKQLEDTVRKSSDVATVFTTVGSREGEPNKGLLYVKLKENHTTPTAALQDQLRSSLPQISGVSTSVEDIPFVEAGSQKPLQAMLKGDDLATLEKAATDLKNRLQPISGIVDVTVSGSSNRNGVQQIDRQAGQRVVYVSGNLGEDLSLGGATERLVAESKSVLPAGVTLDLGGDSASSREIFGSFGKTLGLSALCIVIVLVWLFKSLIDPLVVALSLPLALVGAMLALLITQSDFGMISLIGFVFLLGLTNKNAILIVDYINQLRREGFDRNAAILKAAPIRLRPIMMTTAATILGMVPIAIGLGAGSELRSPMAVAIAGGLITSTLLSLFVVPVVYTLLDDLKFKK from the coding sequence ATGGATCTGCCCACTCCGGTTCCCAAATCACGGGAGCGTTTCAATATCTCACGTCTCGCGATCGCCAAACCTGTATTGACGATTTGCGTTTGGCTGTTTATCACTGTGGCTGGGCTGTTTGCATTTAGTTCGCTGAAGTATGCACTGTTCCCGGATGTCACCTTTCCGGTTGTAGTTGTGAATGCGGAAGCGCCTTTGACGGTGACGACTGAAACAGAAAAGCAGGTCACACAGCCGATCGAACAAACGCTGCGATCGCTCTCAGGTTTAACCGAGATTCGGTCTTCGACCTATCCAAACCAAACAGCAGTGAGTTTATCGTTTGCCGTGGGCACGAGCCTGGAGACATCGAGCCAAACAGTTGAAGCGGCGATGAAGTCGATCGCGTTGCCCAAAGATACAAAGTACACGGTGACAGCGCTGAATTTGAATGAATCGGCGGCTGTGAGCTATGCGATTGAAAGCACTTCGCGCAATCTCCAGGATTTAGCGACGCTGACGAGCGATCAAATCGTTCCGCAACTTACAAAAATTCCAGGTGTTCTAAAAGTGAATGTGTTGGGCAGCGGTGGCACTCAGCCAGGAGCAACACTGACGCGATTCAATGGAAACGATGCGATCGCGATTCAAGTGATCAAACGCGGAGATGCAAACACGCTTGAAGTGGTTGATGCAGTCGAGCAAGAGATTTCAAAACTTAGAAACAATCTTACAAACGTCAAGCTCACACTTGCAGCAACGCAAGCGGAATATATCGAGAAAGCCACGCATTCCACAATTGAGGCACTGATCGAAGCGATCGTGTTATCGATCGTCGTCATTTTCCCGTTTCTCCGCAGTTGGAAAGCGACGTTGATCTCGGCGTTGGCAATTCCAATCTCGTTGCTGGGAACGTTCATTGTCATGGCGTTTTTCGGGTTCAATCTGGAAACGATTACGCTGTTGGCATTAGCGCTGGTGATTGGAAGCGTGGTCGATGATGCGATCGTCGATGTCGAGAATATCAGCCGCCATATCGAAGACGGAGCGACTCCAAGACAAGCCGCACTTCATGCCACTAACGAGATTGGTTTAACGGTGACGGCGGCAACGTTTACAGCCGTTGCGGTCTTTTTGCCGATCGGGCTGATGGGAGGTGTGATTGGGCAGTTCTTCAAACCGTTTGGAATTACGGTTTCTGCTGCGATGATTATGTCGCTACTGGTAGCGCGGACATTATCGCCTGTATTGTCGATTTATTTATTGCGGAAGCGTCCGGGACAGCCTCGCACTCAAACCAGCATGATTTGGGTTCGTTTCAATGAGGCGTATCGACGATTGTTGCAGTGGTCATTGCGGCATCGAGCGATCGTGGTTGGCATTGCGCTAGCGAGTTTTGCCGCGGGGATTGCGATTATTCCGTTGATTCCTCAAGGATTTATTCCGAAGCTCGATCGGGGTGAATTTAATGTGCGATACACTGCACCTTTACCGCAGATTCCCTCTCAGGAGCAGATTGCAGCACTTGTGGCAGCAGGTGGACAGGTGCCGCAAATCAATCCGCTACAAGACTCGCTAAATGTTGCTAAACAGCTAGAAGATACCGTGCGAAAATCTTCTGATGTCGCAACCGTGTTTACGACTGTGGGATCGCGTGAAGGAGAACCGAATAAAGGTTTACTCTATGTCAAGCTCAAAGAAAACCACACCACACCCACTGCCGCACTACAAGATCAACTGCGATCGAGCCTCCCGCAAATTTCAGGCGTTTCGACGAGTGTAGAAGATATTCCCTTTGTCGAAGCAGGTAGCCAGAAACCGCTTCAGGCAATGCTAAAAGGCGATGATTTAGCCACGCTGGAGAAAGCAGCAACCGATTTGAAGAACCGTTTGCAACCGATTTCAGGAATTGTTGATGTAACTGTGAGCGGTAGCAGCAATCGGAACGGGGTTCAACAGATCGATCGACAGGCTGGACAACGAGTGGTGTATGTCAGCGGAAATCTGGGTGAAGACTTGTCTTTGGGAGGAGCGACGGAGCGATTAGTCGCGGAATCGAAATCTGTTCTTCCCGCAGGTGTCACGCTCGATTTGGGGGGTGATTCTGCGAGTAGTCGCGAGATTTTTGGCAGCTTTGGCAAAACGCTGGGACTCTCTGCGCTGTGTATTGTGATTGTGCTGGTTTGGTTGTTTAAGAGCTTGATTGATCCGCTCGTCGTTGCTCTGTCGCTACCGCTTGCTTTGGTCGGTGCAATGTTAGCGCTACTGATCACTCAAAGCGACTTTGGCATGATTTCACTAATCGGGTTTGTGTTTCTTTTAGGATTAACCAACAAAAACGCAATTTTGATTGTCGATTACATCAATCAACTTAGACGCGAAGGATTCGATCGCAACGCTGCCATTCTCAAAGCCGCTCCAATCCGGCTGCGCCCAATTATGATGACGACTGCCGCAACGATTTTGGGCATGGTTCCGATCGCGATTGGTTTGGGTGCGGGATCAGAGCTTCGATCTCCGATGGCAGTCGCGATCGCGGGCGGACTGATTACTTCAACGCTACTAAGTTTGTTCGTCGTGCCTGTGGTGTATACCTTGCTCGATGATCTCAAGTTCAAGAAATAG
- a CDS encoding type 2 isopentenyl-diphosphate Delta-isomerase gives MNGAMETQNRKADHLRVCLEDDVQFQQTTTGLENYHFEHCCLPELDRAEIEIATTFLGKSLSAPILISSMTGGTDLAKMINHRLAAIAQEYRFAMGVGSQRVAIEDPSVSDSFTLRAIAPDALLFANLGAVQLNYTYGIEQCLRAVELLEADALILHLNPLQEAVQTRGDTNFRGLLDQIAQLCDRLPVPVIAKEVGNGISKSMAERLIAAGVAAIDVAGAGGTSWAKVESGRAQDPKQRRLGMTFADWGIPTADCITQVRQVSPTIPLIASGGLRNGLDIAKTIALGADLAGLALPFLQAANESEEALHLLVDILKAEITTVLFCTGTKDLKELRQSGVLQKRSF, from the coding sequence ATGAATGGAGCGATGGAAACTCAGAATCGCAAAGCGGATCATCTGAGAGTGTGTCTAGAAGATGATGTGCAATTTCAACAAACGACGACGGGACTTGAGAACTATCATTTTGAACATTGTTGTTTACCGGAACTCGATCGCGCAGAGATTGAGATTGCTACAACTTTTTTAGGAAAATCGCTCAGCGCTCCGATTCTCATCTCTTCGATGACAGGCGGAACTGACTTGGCGAAAATGATTAATCATCGTTTAGCCGCGATCGCTCAAGAGTATCGCTTTGCAATGGGAGTCGGATCGCAACGGGTGGCGATCGAAGATCCTAGTGTTTCTGATTCGTTTACATTGAGAGCGATCGCGCCAGATGCGTTGCTGTTTGCGAATTTAGGTGCGGTTCAGCTCAACTACACCTATGGCATTGAGCAATGTTTACGGGCGGTTGAGCTACTCGAAGCCGATGCGCTGATTTTGCACCTCAATCCACTGCAAGAAGCGGTACAAACGCGGGGCGATACGAATTTTCGGGGTCTGCTCGATCAGATTGCTCAGTTGTGCGATCGACTCCCCGTTCCGGTGATTGCGAAAGAAGTGGGCAATGGGATCTCGAAATCGATGGCAGAGAGACTGATTGCAGCGGGTGTGGCTGCGATCGATGTTGCGGGTGCGGGTGGGACTTCTTGGGCAAAAGTCGAAAGTGGGCGCGCTCAAGATCCGAAGCAGCGTCGATTGGGAATGACGTTTGCAGATTGGGGAATTCCAACTGCTGATTGTATTACGCAGGTTCGACAGGTTTCTCCGACGATTCCGTTGATTGCTTCTGGTGGATTGCGAAACGGCTTGGATATCGCCAAAACGATCGCGCTTGGCGCAGATCTGGCGGGTTTAGCGTTGCCGTTTTTGCAGGCGGCGAACGAGTCGGAAGAAGCGCTGCACTTATTGGTGGATATTTTGAAAGCGGAGATTACGACCGTATTGTTTTGTACAGGCACGAAAGATCTAAAGGAATTGAGACAATCGGGGGTGTTGCAGAAACGATCGTTCTAA
- a CDS encoding DNA repair exonuclease, producing MPRFLHLADVHLGYDRYNNKERTKDFFLAFENALLKYAIEPQVDFVVIAGDLFEHRTIQPNILNQAKVCLQLLKEAHIPVIAIEGNHDNRPYGISTNWLKYLADDELVILLEPDRAETGGVIYEMWNGEVGGYIDLDCGVRVLGSRWYGASAPRAVEQLAQAIQQLPPSPGHTIMLFHQGLEGQIARYQGAMRYTDLLPLREAGVDYLALGHIHKSYVEQGWIFNPGSTEANSVEEANYDRGVFLVELSDQGIDAQLKKDYYQRPWVRLKLKARGQESTEDIEQSAIALVEAAIRSSELQPEEQPMVELRIEGQVGFDRLELDTRKLQQDLQQLSQALVFLLKYEADSVEYASPLAEDASRTQIEQEVFTDLLAAHNHYKNRAPELAKGLIGLKEMQLEERSEAELYEFVEELLGA from the coding sequence ATGCCGCGATTTCTTCATCTTGCCGATGTTCACTTGGGTTACGATCGCTATAACAACAAAGAACGCACCAAGGATTTCTTCTTAGCGTTTGAGAATGCGTTGCTGAAGTATGCAATTGAACCCCAAGTTGATTTTGTCGTCATTGCGGGTGATTTGTTTGAACACCGCACCATTCAGCCGAACATTCTCAACCAAGCAAAAGTTTGTTTACAACTGCTAAAAGAGGCGCATATTCCAGTCATTGCGATCGAAGGCAATCACGATAATCGGCCCTATGGCATCTCGACTAACTGGCTGAAATATTTGGCGGACGATGAATTAGTGATTTTGCTGGAACCCGATCGGGCTGAAACCGGAGGTGTGATTTATGAGATGTGGAATGGTGAAGTGGGCGGATACATTGATCTCGATTGTGGCGTAAGAGTGTTGGGATCGCGCTGGTACGGAGCCTCTGCACCTAGAGCCGTGGAGCAATTAGCCCAAGCGATTCAACAACTTCCACCGAGTCCGGGACATACAATAATGCTGTTTCATCAAGGGCTAGAAGGTCAGATCGCACGCTATCAGGGCGCGATGCGATACACAGACTTATTGCCGCTCAGAGAGGCAGGGGTTGATTATCTTGCGCTCGGACACATTCACAAAAGCTATGTAGAGCAAGGCTGGATTTTTAACCCTGGATCAACGGAAGCAAACAGCGTGGAAGAAGCCAACTACGATCGGGGTGTGTTTCTCGTTGAACTGAGTGATCAGGGCATTGATGCTCAGTTAAAGAAAGACTATTATCAGCGTCCGTGGGTGCGATTGAAGCTAAAAGCACGGGGACAAGAAAGCACCGAAGACATTGAACAAAGCGCGATCGCCCTGGTTGAAGCCGCAATCCGGTCTAGTGAACTTCAGCCAGAGGAGCAGCCAATGGTAGAACTCCGCATCGAAGGGCAAGTGGGATTCGATCGCCTAGAACTAGATACCCGCAAGCTTCAACAAGACCTACAACAGTTAAGTCAAGCCTTAGTGTTCTTGCTCAAATATGAGGCAGATTCTGTAGAGTATGCGTCTCCGTTGGCAGAAGATGCGAGTCGGACTCAAATCGAACAGGAAGTTTTTACAGATTTATTAGCCGCACACAATCACTATAAAAATCGCGCTCCAGAGTTAGCCAAAGGATTGATTGGGCTGAAAGAAATGCAGCTAGAAGAACGATCGGAAGCTGAGCTTTATGAGTTTGTCGAGGAGCTTTTAGGCGCTTAA
- a CDS encoding tetratricopeptide repeat protein produces MTELRKNRWLLNLVLIVATVGLLGVTMLPLITSAFSNNPQANKPSPNPSQTATPQKADIEAQARGYEEVLKREPDNATALRGLVEARLQLNDVKGVVSPLEKLAKLNPNMTEYSVLLAQAKQQLNDPEGAAQAYRSILQSKPGDLNALAGLSDLLIKQQRPEAAIGLLQDTIKQAPTANKTQANSVDSTAVQVLLGKVFASQKRYDDALATFDEAAKTNANDFQPVLYKALVLKEQGKNDEAKPLFDKAASLAPAQFKDQITRLSTTQPAPPNAVSPTTPSTGVTPASPAPKN; encoded by the coding sequence GTGACCGAACTACGGAAAAATCGTTGGCTGCTGAATCTCGTTCTAATTGTGGCAACCGTCGGCTTATTGGGTGTCACAATGTTGCCTTTGATTACCTCTGCATTCAGCAACAATCCCCAAGCGAATAAACCGAGTCCAAATCCTTCTCAAACGGCGACTCCCCAGAAAGCGGATATCGAAGCACAAGCTAGAGGCTATGAAGAAGTCCTCAAGCGCGAACCCGATAATGCAACAGCTCTGCGCGGACTGGTCGAAGCTCGATTACAGCTAAACGATGTTAAAGGAGTTGTTTCTCCACTGGAGAAACTCGCAAAGCTTAATCCAAATATGACCGAATATTCCGTTCTACTAGCTCAGGCAAAACAGCAGTTGAACGACCCAGAAGGAGCAGCCCAGGCTTATCGATCGATTCTTCAATCTAAACCTGGCGATCTCAACGCCCTCGCAGGTCTCTCTGATCTCTTAATCAAGCAGCAGCGCCCTGAAGCTGCGATCGGACTCCTACAAGACACCATTAAGCAAGCGCCGACCGCAAATAAAACTCAGGCAAACAGCGTTGATAGTACAGCCGTACAGGTTCTGCTAGGAAAAGTATTTGCTTCTCAGAAACGATATGACGATGCTCTTGCTACCTTTGACGAAGCTGCCAAAACGAACGCCAATGATTTTCAGCCTGTTCTTTATAAAGCGCTAGTTCTGAAAGAGCAAGGCAAGAACGACGAAGCAAAACCTCTATTCGATAAAGCAGCTTCCCTTGCACCTGCTCAGTTTAAAGATCAGATTACCCGTCTAAGTACAACTCAACCTGCCCCGCCCAATGCAGTGAGTCCAACTACTCCTTCAACCGGAGTGACCCCAGCAAGTCCTGCTCCTAAAAATTAG
- the pyrR gene encoding bifunctional pyr operon transcriptional regulator/uracil phosphoribosyltransferase PyrR, whose protein sequence is MPLERIEILSAEELRRTANRLASQIVERSGDLSKLVLLGIYTRGVPLAKTIADQINALENIEVLLGAIDITFYRDDLDTIGVRTPAKTEISFDLTGKTVVLIDDVIYKGRTIRAALDAVNDYGRPEVIRLAVLIDRGHREVPIHPDYIGKQLPTAKEEMIKVYLQDTDGRDGVELVKG, encoded by the coding sequence ATGCCGCTGGAACGAATTGAAATTTTGTCTGCTGAAGAGTTACGCCGAACGGCAAATCGCCTTGCATCGCAAATTGTTGAACGATCGGGTGATTTATCAAAGTTGGTTTTGCTTGGAATCTATACGCGGGGAGTTCCCCTGGCAAAAACAATCGCGGATCAAATCAATGCGCTAGAAAACATTGAGGTTTTATTGGGCGCGATCGATATTACGTTTTACCGCGACGATCTTGATACGATCGGAGTTCGCACCCCTGCTAAAACTGAGATTTCGTTTGATTTGACCGGGAAAACAGTGGTGCTGATCGATGATGTCATTTATAAAGGGCGAACGATTCGGGCGGCTTTGGATGCAGTGAATGATTATGGGCGACCGGAAGTGATTCGGTTGGCAGTGTTAATCGATCGCGGACATCGAGAAGTGCCGATTCATCCAGACTACATTGGTAAACAGCTCCCAACCGCAAAAGAGGAGATGATTAAGGTGTATCTGCAAGATACCGACGGGCGGGATGGAGTCGAGCTTGTGAAAGGATAA